A genomic window from Labrus bergylta chromosome 7, fLabBer1.1, whole genome shotgun sequence includes:
- the chst1 gene encoding carbohydrate sulfotransferase 1 produces the protein MQCSWKSVMLLALASIAIQYTAIRTFSTKPLSLLYSGLTPTGHAVNCSLRDLTKLGRQRLEGTDQGCDEARTPSASSVDSVNANKRIHILILATTRSGSSFVGQLFNQHPEVFYLFEPLYHVQLALLPRLSQSKNQAERRVMLGAAREMLRSLYHCQLSSLETYIRPRPSNHSTDKLFRRGASRSLCTPPVCEAPLGLEAQSLVLADEGECVRRCGPLNLSLAADTCRGKRHAAIKTVRIPQISDLRALIQDPRLNLKVVQLVRDPRGILASRIETFRDTYRLWRLWRATGRRPHNLDLGQINTVCEDFLRSVSTGLLSRPAWLRGRYMLLRYEDLARFPLQKARELYAFLGLDLDHSVEDWIINNTRGTSDLSSRQKFTTVRDSAANAENWRVKLSFDMVVYTQTVCKPLLELLGYKRVFHPRELRNVSRSLVEDRTFLPFL, from the exons ATGCAGTGTTCTTGGAAGTCTGTGATGCTGCTAGCATTAGCATCCATCGCCATCCAGTACACGGCTATCCGCACCTTTTCCACCAAGCCTCTTAGCCTGCTGTATTCTGGTCTGACACCTACGGGCCATGCAGTCAACTGCAGCCTCAGAGATCTGACTAAACTTGGCCGGCAGAGACTCGAGGGCACAGACCAAGGCTGCGATGAGGCCAGGACACCCTCTGCCTCTTCTGTTGACTCGGTTAATGCCAACAAAAGAATCCATATTCTCATTCTGGCTACGACACGGAGTGGATCCTCCTTTGTGGGTCAGCTGTTCAACCAGCATCCAGAG GTATTCTACCTGTTCGAGCCTCTGTACCATGTCCAGCTGGCTCTGCTCCCACGGCTGTCACAGAGCAAGAACCAGGCTGAGAGGAGGGTGATGCTGGGAGCAGCCAGAGAGATGCTGAGGTCTCTGTACCACTGTCAGCTCAGCAGTCTGGAGACTTACATACGACCCCGTCCCTCCAACCACTCCACTGACAAGCTGTTCAGACGAGGAGCCA GCCGGTCTCTGTGCACCCCTCCTGTTTGTGAAGCCCCTCTTGGCCTGGAGGCTCAGAGTCTGGTGCTGGCTGATGAgggggagtgtgtgaggaggtgtgGGCCGCTCAACCTGTCACTGGCTGCTGACACCTGTAGAGGAAAGCGCCATGCAGCCATCAAGACCGTCCGGATTCCCCAAATCAGTGACCTCAGAGCGCTGATCCAGGACCCGAGACTCAACCTGAAG GTTGTCCAGCTTGTTCGAGATCCACGCGGCATCCTGGCATCCCGTATCGAGACATTTCGAGACACTTACCGCCTGTGGCGTCTGTGGAGAGCGACCGGACGGCGTCCCCACAACCTGGACCTGGGACAGATCAACACAGTGTGTGAGGACTTCCTCCGGTCCGTGTCCACGGGGCTGCTGTCCAGACCTGCCTGGCTCAGAGGGAGGTACATGCTGCTCAG GTATGAAGACCTGGCCAGGTTTCCTCTCCAGAAGGCCCGAGAGCTTTACGCTTTCCTGGGTCTTGATCTGGACCACAGTGTAGAGGACTGGATCATCAACAACACTCGGGGTACTAGTGATCTGTCGTCACGGCAGAAGTTCACCACAGTTCGGGACTCTGCTGCTAATGCAGAGAACTGGAGGGTGAAGCTGTCCTTTGACATGGTCGTTTACACCCAGACTGTCTGCAAACCTCTGCTTGAGCTCCTCGGATACAAGAGAGTTTTCCACCCCAGAGAACTGAGAAATGTCTCACGGTCCTTGGTGGAGGACAGGACGTTCCTCCCATTTCTTTAA